The Podarcis muralis chromosome 14, rPodMur119.hap1.1, whole genome shotgun sequence nucleotide sequence gcgattcttcaaacacccCTTGttcattcacaggccagaacagaagggttcagccagcctgcttatatagagctccactagaacgcaacagtaaccattttctgtaactatccaatcactgaatgtcactttcaatcccttatttgcatatggtggacctgaactatctacagtatccccctgctggcccagggtgagaacttcagtacataacaccgccATTAAAGTGAATCAAAGCATTCTGTTGCCCTGACACAATAAATCCACTGTAAAAAAacagacttttttggggggtggggaatgatgaggaaatgcactgaaaagtgtgtaGGGGGTGGGATCATTAATGGAAGGTATATAACTGCCACATATGCAAGGTAtgaattgttatgtactgaagttctcaccctgggccagcagggggatactgtagatagttttcactcaggtccacatatgcaaagaaggaattgaaagtgacgttcagtgattggatagttacagaaggttgttactgttgcgttgtagtggagctctatataagcaggctgaacccttcagttcagttctgttctggcctgtgaatatacaagagctgtttgaagaatcgctgtgtcgtctgatatgttcacccacaacttaacatgaatGAACTTTCCTCCACTGCCGTTGCCTGCTCACCTTTTGCTAACTTTGTTTTCTGCATCCTGGGCACAGCTATGGAGATCAAGTGCTGCACTTCAAGGTACtgagagaaaagaaagggaagtaCCATCTCTGGGACGAGAAGTTCAACTCCATCAATGAACTGGTGGATTTCTACAGAACTACCACCATTGCCAAGAAAGCGCAGATTTTCCTCAGGGATCATGCGGAAATGCAGGAGGTATGGGGCAGCAGTAACTCTCCAAATTGGGGGAGCGGGCATAAAAATGGCAAGGGTATTTCAATGGAAGCgagtataaaacaatgcacttTGGAGCAAAACCTCCCTATCTTCACATATGCTTGAGCAGGGCCTGAACTGGTGGTGGCTCTCCAGGAAAGAGATATTGACCTGGTGAGCATGTCAACTCATAGAATGGCAAGCGGTCATTAGAAAAGGGATTGTTAATGAAACTGCCAATATCGTAATGCCGTTGTACAAATTTATGGCataaccacacttggaatacgtTGTACTGTTCATCGagtcgtagaattggaagggaaccaagggtcatctagtccaacccctgcaatgcaggaatctttgtaAAGAccgcagagagaataattgggtgcactcctcccaccttggatcaaatctattcttccaggtgccataagaaagctgcagagatagtgcaggatagtgcacaccccggaaatgatctctttcagcttctgccttctggaagaaggtacagggttataaagactaggactagccggctgagaaacagtttttatattcaaatgcaattttggttttaaactcaGGGAGGAAAATCTTCTCCATCTCACCACATCATGTAAACAACACACCTGGCTTGACAGGTGGGCAAGACTAGCTCGTTTGTGTCAGCCAGGCATTTCTTCTCAGCTGtcctctccttctctttttcACGCAGCCGAGAAAGCCAAAATTCGTCCAGGCTCAATTCAACTTCACGGCCAAAAGCCCATCCCAGCTGAGCTTCTGTCGAGGGGACGTCCTTGAGATCCTGGACTGCTCTGATCCCAACTGGTGGAAAGGGAGGATTGGCGTGAAGACGGGCCTATTCCCCAGGAACTATGTCTTCCCACTGCGCATGTGACCCGCTTCACCTGCGTTCTCATTGGAGGCTTCTTCTGAAGCAGCCAATCAAAATCTCCCTGAGCAGAAGTCCTGTGGAACATCTATGGAATGACCGCCCCACTTGGAACCTTTTTCAGAAGTGGACCAAAAAGTGGACCTCTCATGTGACAAGTGGTGGTGTAAGGGAGTGGCCTTCAACATTTCCTCGCCCACAACCAGGGATGTGGGAGAAacttgattttgtttgcattcgAATGAGAAACCACCTGATTTGTGCTTCTCtctgcaaaccgaaacacagccatccttggaAATTCATGTTTCTTCCGATTTTGAGACTCAGTTGTTCAACCAGCATATATAAAAGTGGGAAATGTGCTCTTCATTGGTTTTTCTAAGATAAAGAGACAGAAGAACCACAGGGAAAATGCAGAATGACAATGACTGGATGACAGTGCCATGTGGATGCCCCGTAATAAGTGAGTGAGTGAAGGGTGGCAATCCCACACTAAACACTGACAGAGAAAGCACTCTTCCATCAGTCTGGTGCCAGTTGAATCATCACAGTttcccctgaagaatcctgggaattgtagttttactGACATCTGCTCTGTAGCCTCGCCCTTAAACAGAACTAGAGTTCCCAGCATTCCCTGGGAATGAACGAATGACTGTGAAACCAATATCAAGTTCCATTATTGTATGGGCGCATCCATGGCAATTCCCTCTCATTTCTTTTGCATTATATTTCCTCTTCGTCTGTCCCAGGTTGCTGGATGATTCAAACAAGTTGGGTTTGTGTCAGCAAAACCCACAGGGGACATTGGTAGGCTGGGAGTAATGAACCCCTGAATCTAATCCAATGGATTGACCAAGAATTTGGGGACACTGTTTCCATCGGAGGATGGGGTTCCCTTGTGTGGGATCTTCTAGGGACCACACttcagtccgggggggggggggttcagaagCAAAAATGGAGGAATCAATGGATGCaaaatttacctttgtacagtcgggttcattccagccatgcaaaacccAAAGGTTTTCCACGCTCTCCTCTCCATCCTGGGTAGCAAAAGGCACTATCACAGTTCAAGAACGCATGCAAACCAGTCAGAAATCACTCAAGGACATGCCCTGGGAGGGGGCACCGCTTAGGGAGGGTCtcaagaggcaggcagaggggCCAGAGGGTCACATTTACCACCTCCAAGTCTGAGCTTCCTCACCTCTGGCTTAGCCGGTCAAAGAGTTGACCTTTCACACACGGGCGGTTTCCAATTTGGGAACAGACGACTGGGTGGGGAATCCCCCTGAGCAAATCTCAGTTCCCTCTTTCATTTGTTTgaaaacacctcccccccccagcttgttTCATAAGCATCTTGTGACTAGGCATGCCTTATCTCAGAATGGTGTTTCCCCCCCACCCTGCTCTCTTGGGTCACCaactgctctggtcagacctcacctggagttctgtgtccagttctgggcaccacagttcaagaaggacactgacaaactggaacgtgtccagaggagggcaatcaaaatggtcaaaggcctggaaacgatgccttatgaggaacggctaagggagctgggcatgtttagcctggagaagaggaggttaaggggtgatataatagccatgttcaaatatataaaaggatgtcatatagaggagggagaaaggttgttttctgctgctccagagaagcggacatggagcaatggatccaaactacaagaaagaagattccacctaaacattaggaagaacttcctgacagtaagagctgttcgacagtggaatttgctgccaaggagtgtggtggagtctccttctttggaggtctttaagcagaggcttgacaaccatatgtcaggagtgctctgatggtgtttcctgctttgcagggggttggactcaatggcccttgtggtctattccaactctatgattctaacagccAAGGGCAAGAGGAAGGAGGAATCTGATACACTCTGCAGCCAGGCAAACATTCTCCCACCTGCCTCCTTGACCCTCCCTCTATTTATAGGCTCTTCACAAAGCCGGGTGTTTGCAAAGAACTCACCGAGCTTACTGCAAGGCACTGCCTCTCAGTTTCTAGGGAGCATACGAGATAGAGTGCATAGGTATAGTCCACTCTGGCAGAAACCTCGCAGGGAAGGAAttcagcccgagggccacattcccttctggacaaccttccagaggccacatgtgaatggggccagaggcaaaagtgggtggagcaaggcaTGCACACCTTCCAAATTTTTCCAGTGCAAAACCAGGATGTCTTCCAAGATGCACTCATGTGATGTGACCTGTGCCTtgctctcacccccccccaaaagcaattttgggtgggagggggcagaGCACAGTGCACGAGTGGGATCATGGTATCCAAAATGGCCACTGGGATCTTGcaagaaaaaaatgggatgtcatGTTTTATCCAGGACACTTGGAAGGAGGTGTAGCTGAGGCAGGGAATATTACCTACAGTGGCCTGGGGTACTATATTCGGACCCGGGTTCTGCTCAGGTTTGGGTAATTGCATTGGCAGAGACTGCCTAGTCAAATCAGGACAGCTAGAGGAAAAGCTGAGACCAGCTCCATTTGTGGTGATTGGCATGTGCCCGCATTGTATACATCAGAAGGGGAACACTAGGTGAGAGGACCGCCAGCGACTCAAGAGTGTGATGTGGAGAGATTTATTGAACCGACGGCTACCCACAACCTCAATATACAAATTGGTTTTCGCTAGGCAATGATTTTGTGCGTGTGAGTGTACAACCTCGAGTTGGGTTTCGCATGTTAGCTACGGTTATGCTAATCATTTTGTATTCCTTTATGTGGTTTAATAAAGTAATTCAGGCAGTCGAGCAGGTGCTTCAGACAAATTTGGAGGCAAAAAGATGGATGCTCATTCCATGCCTGAGCAATGACTTGTCCCAACTGAGGAGCAAAAGGCAGAGACTCATCAGCTTCACTGGGCCAGAGCTAGACCTCGTTGGTGCCCTGTATCACATGATACATGGGGTGCAATGCCGCCATTGGTGCCATGGCCCCGGAGCAGAACTCCTCAAAAACAGAGTCCTCTGACAATTGCAACTCTGTAGGAATAACGGGTgatagggaagcgggtggtgctgtgggtaaaacctcagtgcctagggcttgccgattgcatggtcggcggttcgaatccccgcggcggggtgagctcccatctttcggtcccagctcctgcccacctagcagttcggaagcacccttaagtgcaagtagataaataggtactgctttatagcaggaaggtaaacggcgtttccgtgtgctgcgctggtgctggctcgccagagcagcttcgtcacgctagccacgtgacccggaagtgtctgcagacagtgctggcccccggcctcttaagtgagatgggcgcacaaccctagagtcggacacgactggcccgtacaggcaggggtacctaggAATAACGGACACCAGAAGGttggatgcaggtgagctgtgcagaagcacgctggcaagcatgctccaagcaagctgccggctagcACTGCcaaggctccttttattagcagacgtcaacaattggaaacagtaggAAACCAGCCTGAACTTAATgtatttccatctaagcacatttccagtgttagcaaatacacgtgtcagcaggtgtttccctCAGATGTTCCCCTGATACTTGATTACGTCTGCTGTCCCCCGCCATGCTCCAGCCAAGCGTTATGTCTAACAAACAAACTGTGAGAGGGCAAAAggtcaggggaaaaaccctgttttctagccaagaaggcaaaaggtcagAGAGAGCAGGCGTAACACTCCTTGACATGCTGTTGCACTTCTGGAGCGAGGTTTGCCTTCGCAAAGCAGAGCGTTACCTCTACACAACTCCAAGGAAGGGACGGATCCATGTTCTGCCCAATCCTGCATGGGTCGTTAGACTCTGATGTCCCCCTCCCCAGAGCCCCAAGGGGACAACTCTGCCACCAGACTCTGGTGGCTGGTCCACAAACCCTTGTGGAATCGAGAGAGCCCTGAGAGATCCTCCAGGACCTTGCTGAGACAACTTAGATGTTTGACCATCACAATGAtctctctccaaggtgctgacccTTGCCTTGTCTTTACTTGGGCCAGCACCCTTCCTTAGTGATGCCGTAGCAGAAACCACACGATGCAAGGAGCCAATAGGATGTCTTCTGGGCTAGAAGCTGCAAGACCACCCTGTGGCCATCTGCAGTGAAGGTGCTGCAGCAATTTCCTCTGTTTGCCAGTGGGCCAATGTCAAAAGAGAGTTGTGGTGAGTCTTCAGCTCAATTGCACCAGAGGTAGCAAAAGAAGATGGGGGTGTTCCTGTGCCGCTCTCATGACTAGCCAGAAACAGCTACCATGCCCAACTACAAGTGCCCTGTGGAACATGTAAAATGGCCAAGCTGAACTGAGTTCAGTATTTATGGGCTGTTTACAAATCAGGGCCTTTTTCTGCAAACGAAATCTGccagtttatttttaatttttttctaagaAAGATTCTAGTCCCCTtggttgcaaaaaataaaaaataaatctgcataTGCTAGCCCAAAGGTCCAGTGTCATCTCCAGTGGAGTACCTTATAAAATCCCAAAGTTTCCCACCCTGGATTAATGCACAAAaggagctgccttctactgagtcagaccatttgctCATCTTAACTCAGTACTGtacacactggctggcagcagctctctaaggtttcagatggggggtattcccagctctacctggtgattgaacctgagatcttctgcatgcagatcagCTGCTCTACTCTACTGAGCTACAACTCTTCCTCTTGGTAGCTTAGTACGGCCCCATCAGTAGCTGAAATATAATATTTAAATAAAGCAATCCACTGGTATCAGAGAATACTTCCCATCTTCCACGTACACACCagttctctcttcccctccccacccaccccaaactcatCCCTGTCTTCTTTGAGGAACTTTCCAGAAGACACcccttaagcaaaataagcatagAAAAAGACATTGACACAGATCAGGAGAAGGGCATTTGCACAGCAGATCTGAGCCCAGAAGCGGAACTCTGTCTTGCCCCCAGGGGGCTTCCCTGGGGGGTTTCCAGCTTTCATGATGCAGGGGGCGCAGGCCTTTCCGTTGCCAAAGCAACTCCACGGGAGGCTTTCCGGGAGAtctgtgagaaagagagagagcaaagggtttattcatggaagaagaaaaaaaaaggattagacaaagtcctagagcagggatggggaacctagaGCAGCAACAGCTGGTGCCCATGGAAACTGGTGGGGTGGAAGACAGGAAGCCCAAGAGTAAGGGCAGCCAAAGCCAATGACCGTCAAAGCCAACtaattccagttttgtccccatcctcctcctcctcctcctctctgagtTCCTCATGGGCAACACTGAGTCTAAGGTTGAGGAGGCTGACAGCCAGGTAGGGCTGGCTgatggcagactgaggttggtgggacattgtccccttctccctcatgcagggctggcccacccatgaggcaaggtgagacagCCACcttaggcagcaggatccaccggggcagcagatcccgatgTAGATCTCCATTCCCCACTTCTTTCTGATATAGATCTTGACCCGCCCCTTCTTCCCTAGCAGGGTCGCCATTTTGTGgtgtgcctcaggtgccaaaatctaTTGGGCTGGCCGTAAAGGGTCAACGCCCACTGACCTAGAGCCCTTCCAATGGGGctgggctcccatcatcccctgaccattatcggccatgctggctggatctAACGGCCAACAACTTCTCAATGGTTCCTCAGTTCTGTCCATTTGGTAGCCAAATTTCCACTGCCAGCTTAGAAGCTGCATTCTAGTCATATCAAGAATTATAAAATACATGGTATTATAAATCTTAACCCAATGTTTCATTACCCATGGAGGTTGGTGCACATGGGTACTAATGGCTGTTCTGTGATTCCgtatttaattttaattgggAGTTTGACATCTTTTATATTGTGAAGTCCTTCGGCTACATTCAGTAAAGTTGACGGACTGATCACAGGATATTTCAGCACCCGCCGTTCACATGAAACCACATATTCCAATGGGCTTTTCTTTTTCCCTGCCCCTCTGAGAGAGGATGTTCAAATCGTGCCTGGGGCCTACCATCGTTCTGTGTGCCGGAAAAGCCGTCCTCAGGCAGCGATTTGGGGTTGGGGAGTTGGGGAGGAAAGGGCTCCTCCTCACGAAGAGTCCACCAAGTCACAAATTTTACCTGCAAATataaaaaaggagggagaaagccAATGAATTACAAGCAGAGAAAGTTGCATTTGCTTATGAGCGTCATTACCATTGATAGCCAAAGCATGACGTTGTGAGGTAAAATGTGCCGCTGATAGGAAAGCAACCCTCCTGACAGAAAAACAAGGGATATGTTCACTCGGCAGAGATATTGGAGAGGAACAATGGGTGAAATTTGCACCTTCCATCCTTCAGTGTACAGGAAAGAGTTTGACTCTGAGGGAAGTAGCGCATCCAGGAGAAGTTCTGGAAGGTTCCGCGGTTGCTCTGTACTCAGGCAATTCCTAGTTTGAGGCCACAGATAAGGCCCAAGAGACTCTAGTTTCGCTCAAATTAGACTTGTGAAAATTCACAGTCCCAAGTTTTCTGTGTCAGTTAATTTCAATGTCTCTGTTCTGAGTATGTCGAATATTGGATGAAGCCCCTACACTCTAGCGGTAGCTTTtggatgaaattattattattattattattattattattattattattattattattattattgacatgcCTTTTGCATAAGTCTCAAGGCAGTGTAGTCTTTAGAGTAAAAACAACTAtgatagggtttttttaaaaaaataaataaacccatacAGAAAATAACTAAAGGtctttaaaatggcattttatttcatttaaacgAATCTGTAAATTTGCTAACgcttttaaatcttttttacacttcatacaaaaataaaatctctAACTCGTGTGCgacataaaaacaataaacaattttattaaaacaaaagtAGGTGATAAAACGAAACTGCTAAatggacaagcctacccagatgcttagaaaattgAGGCAAATTTAATCCGTTTCGGTGTTTtaacttttgtgtgttttaaagtagggtagtgatttctccctcaccccttgatttaattgttttatctttttgtaaactgattgagattgttgggggtttttttaaccattaggcggtatatacattttatgaaataaataattaacaaacaaaacagataaaataaaaagaggaatTTGGGGGAttcaaatgagagagagagagagagagagagagagagagagagagagagagagagagagaccccaatATTATGGGTCAGAGAAACTCCTGTAATATCAGACCCTCCCAAATGCAAATTAACAGTCAAGATGCAAAACGAACCCTAACAGGAAGGCCTGTTCTACTGACCCCTGACCTGCCCCCCATCTTGATGTTTTCCGCTCGTGCCAGCCTCCTGCCCTGAACCCTGTCAGAGGTGTCTCCTTGGCACCACCTTCCAGGTGCAGAGAGATCCAGGCAACGCCCACCGTGTTTTCTCGTGCCACCCAACCGTCCATTCTCTCTGGGGACACATCAGAACAAACCACTCCGCTGGGCATGTCCCAATACGTCTGAGAGGGCCCTGGTGCCAAGGAAGGGCAGTCTTCCATAGCTAGCGGTGGTGGTTAGGTGGCACATGCATGGCTCGGCCTCTCTGGGTGGAGTGGAAAAgacttatttctttctttcttttccttcaaaGGTGGTTTAACAGAAAGCATTCTGCCTCGGGCAATTGATCCGATCAGAAGCAAAGGGAGCAATCGGTTTGGGCCTGTGTCACTATCAGAGCAAGGAAAATCTATCGAGTGTCAATGCCAGGAGGCCATTTTCCCTTGCCAACGCAAAGCAAACGATCCTTGTTTTAAAAAGCTTGTTCCTCTCCCCCTGTTCCAGAAAGAAATGAGGGCTTTATTTCTGAAGGCAAAAACAGTGAGTTTTACCCTCCCGGTGAATTtcagctgatttcatttcgtacaCGGCATTTCCTATTGTAAAATGCTCAGAAACTACGGTGTTCAGGCGGAACCTAAGCTATGAAAACGTATTTAAATAATTGCCATTTAATTAATAATAtgaattattaaaataaattttgcGGAAGGGCCGTGACTCAGCCGAAGAGCACCTGGTACTTCTCTCCTCAGATGCCATCATTGctctgtcacatggaggatggagcaaacttattttttcctgctctggagggtaggaaatggattcaagttataagaaaggagagattccgactaaacgtcaggaagaactttctgaccggaagagctgttcaacagtgaagcagtctcccttgggaggttgtacagtcaccttccttggaggtttttaagcagaggttagatggccatctgtcatggatgctttagctgagattcctgcattccagggggctgGACCCCTCAGGGTACCGtccaaatacagtggacgctcaggttgtgaacgtgatctgtgaaagatgcacattcgcaacccgcagtggcacgtctgcgcacgtgtgggttgcaattcggcacttctgggcatgcacaaagcgtgatttagcgcttctgtgcatttgcgaccaccgaaacctggaagtaacccatttcggcgggtctgtaacccaaaaaaacgcaacctgaagcatctgtaacccgaggtatgactgtacacagttctgtgattctcttgCTTCTCCTCCTCTACTCCACTGGGGCAGCTCGGCTTACCTGCTTACAAGCTCTACTCACCTGGGATTCGGCGGGGGGCTGAGTCAGCAAGCTGATACCCGCCACCACCATGGCAGTcagcaggaagaggagggtgGCGAAGTGAAGATAGTGGAGATCCTTCACGAGGGAAGGGCGCCTGTCCGGGACACCACACCGGGGCGTGGGG carries:
- the GRAP gene encoding GRB2-related adapter protein, with amino-acid sequence MEAVALYNFQADEKDELPFKKGDTLKILNMEDDLNWYKAELFGTEGFIPKNYIKMKPHPWYSGKLSRQAAEDVLLKRNFQGAFLIRESESSPGDFSISVNYGDQVLHFKVLREKKGKYHLWDEKFNSINELVDFYRTTTIAKKAQIFLRDHAEMQEPRKPKFVQAQFNFTAKSPSQLSFCRGDVLEILDCSDPNWWKGRIGVKTGLFPRNYVFPLRM